The Georgenia faecalis genome includes a window with the following:
- the polA gene encoding DNA polymerase I: MAFRAYFALPVENFSTSTGQPTNAVYGFTSMLINLLAAEEPTHVAVAFDAGRTTFRTEQYDQYKATRDATPEPFSGQVPLIEEVLAAVGIPTLMKEGFEADDILATLATQGAAAGMDVLVCSGDRDTFQLVTDAVTVLYPVKGVSTLTRMTPEAVHAKYDVAPEQYPDIAALVGETSDNLPGIPGVGPKTAAKWVNTYGGLEGIIVNAPQISGKAGASLREHLDQVMLNRRLNRLLTDVELPLAVTDLARTPIQREKVHEVFDALEFTVLRDRLFASLPEENRPATADEGFALEVTAATAGSLGPWLAERSGTLLGLDVSGKGLPAGGDAWALAIADDAGSALTVDLTDVTPEDEQALAAWLADAEASKTVHAAKQAWHALRGRGLTLDGVVFDTELAAYLCLPDRRQYALADLAVRHLHRELRLEDTDDAGQGMLSLEPEGPDRTGGVRAAAVLELTTVLAGELADRGAVDLLTDIELPVQRTLEGMEAAGIAADVNYFGDLEKRFGAAVDAAASAAYAVIGHEVNLSSPKQLQEVLFVELDMPKTKKTKTGWTTDADALADLFAKTEHPFLAHLLEHRDAIRLRQTVEGLMRSVSPDGRIHTTFHQTIAATGRLSSTDPNLQNIPVRTEEGQRIRRGFIVGEGYETLLTADYSQIEMRIMAHLSGEAGLIDAFRSGEDLHSYVGSRVFNVPTDAVTPAMRSKIKAMSYGLAYGLSAFGLSRQLRIEVGEARALMEDYFARFGGVRDYLAGVVGEARRTGYTETIMGRRRYLPDLTSDNRQRRDMAERMALNAPIQGSAADIIKVAMIKVQDALTAAGLRTRLLLQVHDELVLEVAAGEREAVEEIVRTAMAGAASLAVPLDVSVGSGRSWHDAAH, encoded by the coding sequence ATGGCCTTCCGCGCGTACTTCGCGCTTCCGGTCGAGAACTTCTCGACCAGCACCGGGCAACCGACGAACGCGGTCTACGGCTTCACCTCGATGCTCATCAACCTCCTGGCCGCCGAGGAGCCGACGCACGTCGCCGTCGCCTTCGACGCCGGGCGCACCACCTTCCGCACCGAGCAGTACGACCAGTACAAGGCCACCCGCGACGCCACCCCAGAGCCGTTCTCCGGCCAGGTGCCCCTCATCGAGGAGGTGCTCGCCGCCGTCGGGATCCCCACCCTCATGAAGGAGGGCTTCGAGGCGGACGACATCCTCGCCACCCTCGCCACCCAGGGCGCCGCCGCGGGCATGGACGTCCTCGTCTGCTCAGGCGACCGCGACACCTTCCAGCTCGTCACCGACGCCGTCACCGTGCTCTACCCCGTCAAGGGCGTCTCCACCCTCACCCGGATGACCCCGGAGGCCGTGCACGCCAAGTACGACGTCGCCCCGGAGCAGTACCCGGACATCGCCGCGCTCGTCGGCGAGACGAGCGACAACCTCCCCGGCATCCCCGGCGTGGGCCCGAAGACGGCGGCCAAGTGGGTCAACACCTACGGCGGCCTCGAGGGGATCATCGTCAACGCCCCGCAGATCTCCGGCAAGGCCGGCGCGAGCCTGCGCGAGCACCTCGACCAGGTGATGCTCAACCGCCGCCTCAACCGGCTCCTCACCGACGTCGAGCTGCCGCTGGCCGTCACGGACCTGGCGCGCACCCCGATCCAGCGCGAGAAGGTCCACGAGGTCTTCGACGCCCTCGAGTTCACCGTCCTGCGGGACCGCCTGTTCGCCTCCCTGCCCGAGGAGAACCGGCCGGCGACGGCGGACGAGGGCTTCGCGCTCGAGGTCACCGCCGCGACCGCCGGCAGCCTCGGCCCCTGGCTCGCCGAGCGCTCCGGCACGCTCCTCGGCCTCGACGTCTCCGGCAAGGGCCTGCCCGCCGGCGGGGACGCCTGGGCACTCGCCATCGCCGACGACGCCGGCAGTGCCCTCACCGTCGACCTCACCGACGTCACCCCCGAGGACGAGCAGGCCCTCGCCGCCTGGCTGGCCGACGCCGAGGCGTCCAAGACCGTCCACGCCGCCAAGCAGGCCTGGCACGCGCTGCGCGGGCGCGGCCTCACCCTCGACGGCGTCGTCTTCGACACCGAGCTCGCGGCCTACCTGTGCCTGCCGGACCGGCGCCAGTACGCCCTGGCGGACCTCGCCGTGCGCCACCTCCACCGCGAGCTGCGCCTGGAGGACACCGACGACGCCGGCCAGGGGATGCTCAGCCTCGAGCCCGAGGGCCCGGACCGTACCGGCGGCGTGCGCGCGGCCGCCGTCCTCGAGCTCACCACCGTCCTCGCGGGCGAGCTGGCGGACCGCGGCGCGGTGGACCTCCTCACCGACATCGAGCTGCCCGTCCAGCGCACGCTCGAGGGGATGGAGGCCGCCGGCATCGCGGCCGACGTCAACTACTTCGGCGACCTCGAGAAGCGGTTCGGCGCGGCCGTGGACGCCGCGGCCTCGGCCGCGTACGCCGTCATCGGCCACGAGGTGAACCTCTCCTCGCCCAAGCAGCTGCAGGAGGTCCTCTTCGTCGAGCTCGACATGCCGAAGACGAAGAAGACGAAGACCGGCTGGACGACGGACGCCGACGCCCTCGCGGATCTGTTCGCCAAGACCGAGCACCCGTTCCTCGCGCACCTGCTCGAGCACCGCGACGCGATCCGCCTGCGCCAGACCGTCGAGGGCCTCATGCGGTCGGTCTCGCCCGACGGCCGGATCCACACGACGTTCCACCAGACGATCGCCGCCACCGGGCGGCTCAGCTCCACCGACCCCAACCTCCAGAACATCCCCGTCCGCACCGAGGAGGGCCAGCGGATCCGCCGCGGCTTCATCGTCGGCGAGGGCTACGAGACGCTGCTGACGGCGGACTACTCCCAGATCGAGATGCGGATCATGGCGCACCTGTCCGGCGAGGCCGGGCTCATCGACGCCTTCCGCTCCGGCGAGGACCTGCACTCCTACGTCGGCTCCCGGGTCTTCAACGTCCCCACGGACGCCGTGACGCCCGCCATGCGCTCGAAGATCAAGGCGATGAGCTACGGCCTCGCCTACGGCCTGTCGGCGTTCGGCCTCTCGCGGCAGCTCCGGATCGAGGTCGGCGAGGCCCGCGCCCTCATGGAGGACTACTTCGCCCGCTTCGGTGGCGTGCGCGACTACCTCGCCGGCGTCGTCGGCGAGGCCCGTCGCACCGGGTACACCGAGACGATCATGGGCCGGCGGCGCTACCTGCCGGACCTCACCAGCGACAACCGGCAGCGCCGCGACATGGCCGAGCGGATGGCCCTCAACGCCCCCATCCAGGGCAGCGCGGCGGACATCATCAAGGTCGCCATGATCAAGGTCCAGGACGCGCTCACCGCGGCCGGCCTGCGCACGCGGCTGCTCCTCCAGGTGCACGACGAGCTCGTGCTCGAGGTCGCCGCGGGGGAGCGCGAGGCGGTCGAGGAGATCGTCCGCACCGCCATGGCCGGGGCGGCCAGCCTCGCCGTGCCGCTCGACGTGTCCGTCGGCTCCGGCCGCTCCTGGCACGACGCCGCGCACTAG
- a CDS encoding methyltransferase domain-containing protein encodes MVHTGAVEWAGYDDVDAREATRANRAWWDANAEEYLSEHGEFLGPADFRWCPEGLREADARLLGEVAGRRVLEVGAGAAQCSRWLVGEGAHVLAMDVSAGMLARARTLDAATGVRVPLVQADARALPLDDACVDVAFTAFGAIPFLPDADRVHAEVARVLRPGGRWVFAVVHPVRWAFPDDPTEEGLTATRSYFDRTPYVEVDAEGEPGYAEFHRTIGDHVREVVAAGLVLDDVVEPEWSPDNEHVWGGWGPVRGRYLPGTAIFRAHAPG; translated from the coding sequence ATGGTCCACACTGGCGCCGTGGAGTGGGCCGGGTACGACGACGTCGACGCGCGGGAGGCGACCCGCGCCAACCGCGCGTGGTGGGACGCGAACGCCGAGGAGTACCTCAGCGAGCACGGGGAGTTCCTCGGCCCCGCGGACTTCCGCTGGTGCCCGGAGGGGCTGCGGGAGGCGGACGCGCGGCTGCTCGGCGAGGTGGCCGGCCGGCGCGTGCTCGAGGTCGGGGCGGGCGCGGCGCAGTGCTCGCGGTGGCTGGTCGGTGAGGGAGCGCACGTCCTGGCCATGGACGTCTCCGCCGGGATGCTGGCCCGGGCACGCACCCTCGACGCCGCGACGGGCGTGCGCGTGCCCCTCGTCCAGGCCGACGCCCGGGCGCTCCCGCTCGACGACGCCTGCGTCGACGTCGCGTTCACCGCCTTCGGCGCGATCCCGTTCCTCCCCGACGCCGACCGGGTGCACGCCGAGGTCGCGCGCGTCCTGCGCCCCGGCGGACGGTGGGTGTTCGCCGTCGTCCACCCCGTCCGCTGGGCGTTCCCGGACGACCCGACGGAGGAGGGCCTCACGGCGACGCGCTCCTACTTCGACCGGACCCCGTACGTGGAGGTGGATGCCGAGGGCGAGCCCGGGTACGCCGAGTTCCACCGCACCATCGGGGACCACGTCCGCGAGGTGGTGGCTGCGGGGCTGGTGCTCGACGACGTCGTCGAGCCGGAGTGGTCCCCGGACAACGAGCACGTCTGGGGCGGCTGGGGGCCCGTCCGCGGGCGGTACCTCCCGGGGACGGCGATCTTCCGGGCGCACGCGCCGGGCTGA
- a CDS encoding 6-phosphofructokinase produces the protein MRIGLLTGGGDCPGLNAAIRAVVKHGVGEYGHSIIGFRNGWKGVVEGDVLPLTRQHIRGVLDSGGTLLGTARYHPHSEDGGLDAVMATLEAERIEALICIGGDGTLHAASKVAERGVRIVAIPKTIDNDVAGTDRAIGFDTAVNIATEAIDRIHTTAESHNRVMVVEVMGRSAGWIAVNAGIAGGAEIVLAPEDPFDIDRITRYLQHRHRAHANFSIVVIAEGAVPKEGSSMTYETKVGQFGEIIAGAVSERVAREIATRTGFDTRVTVLGHVQRGGTPLPADRILGSRFGVAAVDALHEGKSEVMTALRGEEIVLVPLAEIAGKVKHVPPDLLRVANALA, from the coding sequence GTGCGTATCGGCCTGTTGACCGGAGGTGGGGACTGCCCCGGCCTCAACGCCGCCATCCGAGCCGTGGTCAAGCACGGTGTCGGGGAGTACGGGCACTCGATCATCGGGTTCCGGAACGGGTGGAAGGGCGTCGTCGAGGGCGACGTCCTCCCGCTGACCCGCCAGCACATCCGCGGCGTCCTCGACAGCGGCGGCACCCTGCTCGGCACGGCGCGCTACCACCCGCACTCCGAGGACGGCGGGCTCGACGCCGTCATGGCGACCCTCGAGGCCGAGCGGATCGAGGCGCTCATCTGCATCGGCGGCGACGGCACGCTCCACGCCGCGAGCAAGGTCGCCGAGCGCGGCGTCCGGATCGTCGCGATCCCGAAGACGATCGACAACGACGTCGCCGGCACGGACCGGGCCATCGGCTTCGACACCGCGGTCAACATCGCCACCGAGGCGATCGACCGGATCCACACGACGGCGGAGAGCCACAACCGCGTCATGGTCGTCGAGGTCATGGGGCGCAGCGCGGGCTGGATCGCCGTCAACGCCGGCATCGCCGGCGGCGCGGAGATCGTCCTCGCCCCCGAGGACCCCTTCGACATCGACCGGATTACCCGCTACCTCCAGCACCGCCACCGCGCGCACGCGAACTTCTCCATCGTCGTCATCGCCGAGGGCGCCGTGCCCAAGGAGGGCTCGTCGATGACGTACGAGACCAAGGTGGGCCAGTTCGGCGAGATCATCGCCGGCGCGGTGAGCGAGCGCGTCGCGCGCGAGATCGCCACCCGGACCGGGTTCGACACGCGCGTCACGGTCCTCGGCCACGTCCAGCGCGGCGGCACCCCGCTCCCCGCGGACCGCATCCTCGGCTCGCGCTTCGGCGTCGCCGCCGTCGACGCCCTCCACGAGGGCAAGTCCGAGGTCATGACGGCGCTGCGCGGCGAGGAGATCGTGCTCGTCCCGCTCGCCGAGATCGCCGGCAAGGTCAAGCACGTCCCGCCGGACCTGCTGCGCGTCGCCAACGCGCTCGCCTGA